Proteins encoded together in one Salarchaeum sp. JOR-1 window:
- a CDS encoding uracil-xanthine permease family protein has protein sequence MSSDETPPEGMAGEPGTERVESSLVEYGIEDEPPLGRAAALGLQHYLTMVGANIAVPLILASAIGMPAGATAQLVGTFFVVSGVATLAQTTLGNRYPIVQGASFALLAPALAIVGVMASQPNPPSWEVMLRQLQGAIIVAALAETLIGYVGLVGWLKRYISPVSIAPTIALIGLALFNAPQIIDVNAQMAGAQQNWYLLGLTVLLIVGFSQYLSTVSTAFRLYPVLIGIVAAWGVAAVLSVAGVIGPNAYGYVDLSQVTSAPALTVPSPFQWGTPLFTPAYVVGMFAGFLASVFESFGDYHAVARLSGTGAPSAKRIDHGIGMEGLMSAFAGVMGTGNGSTSYSENVGAIGLTGVASRYVVQIGALFMLVVGFVGYVGGLVTTIPDPIVGGLFVAMFGQIVAVGLSNLTYVDLDSSRNIYVLGFSLFVGLAVPAYMGGVADAGVLQAGFADVPVLGVVLGTDVVAQTVYVVGGTGMAVGGLTAFVLDNTIPGSREERGLDEWSSLTEDEGAFESAWERLRQ, from the coding sequence ATGAGTTCGGACGAGACGCCCCCCGAGGGGATGGCGGGCGAACCGGGGACGGAGCGCGTGGAGTCGTCTCTGGTGGAGTACGGTATCGAAGACGAACCGCCGCTGGGTCGCGCGGCGGCGCTCGGCCTCCAGCACTACCTGACGATGGTCGGCGCGAACATCGCCGTGCCGCTCATCCTCGCGTCCGCGATAGGGATGCCGGCGGGCGCGACCGCCCAGTTGGTAGGGACGTTCTTCGTCGTCTCCGGGGTGGCGACGCTCGCGCAGACGACGCTCGGGAACCGCTACCCGATCGTGCAGGGGGCGTCGTTCGCGCTGCTCGCGCCCGCGCTCGCCATCGTCGGCGTGATGGCGAGCCAGCCGAACCCGCCGAGCTGGGAGGTCATGTTGCGCCAGCTCCAGGGCGCCATCATCGTCGCCGCGCTCGCGGAGACCCTCATCGGGTACGTCGGGCTGGTCGGCTGGCTCAAGCGGTATATCTCGCCGGTGAGCATCGCGCCGACCATCGCGCTCATCGGTCTCGCGTTGTTCAACGCCCCCCAGATTATCGACGTGAACGCACAGATGGCGGGCGCCCAGCAGAACTGGTACCTGCTCGGCCTCACCGTCCTCCTCATCGTCGGGTTCAGCCAGTACCTCTCGACGGTCAGCACGGCGTTCCGGCTCTACCCCGTCCTCATCGGCATCGTTGCGGCCTGGGGCGTCGCCGCCGTGCTCTCCGTCGCCGGCGTCATCGGGCCGAACGCGTACGGCTACGTCGACCTCTCGCAGGTCACGTCCGCGCCCGCGCTCACCGTGCCGTCGCCGTTCCAGTGGGGGACGCCGCTGTTCACGCCCGCCTACGTCGTCGGGATGTTCGCGGGCTTCCTCGCGTCGGTGTTCGAGTCGTTCGGCGACTACCACGCGGTCGCGCGGCTCTCGGGGACGGGCGCGCCCTCCGCGAAACGCATCGACCACGGCATCGGCATGGAGGGCCTGATGAGCGCGTTCGCGGGCGTCATGGGCACCGGGAACGGCTCCACGTCGTACTCGGAGAACGTCGGCGCCATCGGCCTCACCGGCGTCGCGTCCCGGTACGTCGTCCAGATCGGCGCGCTGTTCATGCTCGTCGTCGGGTTCGTCGGGTACGTCGGCGGCCTCGTCACGACTATCCCCGACCCCATCGTCGGCGGCCTGTTCGTCGCGATGTTCGGCCAGATCGTCGCGGTCGGCCTCTCGAACCTCACGTACGTCGACCTCGACTCCTCGCGGAACATCTACGTGCTCGGGTTCTCGCTGTTCGTCGGCCTCGCCGTCCCGGCCTACATGGGCGGCGTGGCGGACGCGGGCGTGCTGCAGGCCGGGTTCGCTGACGTGCCCGTGCTCGGCGTCGTCCTCGGAACCGACGTCGTCGCGCAGACGGTGTACGTGGTCGGCGGCACGGGGATGGCGGTCGGCGGGCTGACCGCGTTCGTGCTCGACAACACGATCCCGGGGAGCCGCGAGGAGCGCGGCCTCGACGAGTGGTCGTCGCTCACGGAGGACGAGGGTGCGTTCGAGTCGGCGTGGGAGCGCCTGCGTCAGTAG
- a CDS encoding TrkH family potassium uptake protein has protein sequence MSLRVRWRASLKLIGVVLKWLWVPLTAPLLLALYDGTQVVPFLAPMVVTVTVGLALERISSNADVHVREAFLMVALTWLSVALVGSIPFALAQNGVLAHPVNALFESMSGVTTTGATVIVDFDAHSRAIFLWRSLLQWLGGLGVLVLATAVLSRVSVGGAQLMETETQTKDVKLTPQISDTARLLWSIYITLTALAVVVLYSLNVAGVAPEMTLFDAVAHALTSVSTSGFSPRANSIAAFSPAVQWALVVFMVAGATSFVLIYHAATGDTKRARNSSEFRFYIGALAAFSLTAIVLLSLDAGLELSGMATIRHAVFQVVSIVTTTGYASTDFNVWSSSAKALLFAGMFVGGMAGSTTCSIKAVRWLVVLKSLRRNLYTSALPDAVRPVRLGESVVAEDTIRDIYAYVLLTLVIFAAAAAFVAVDAARVALPVSEFEAMGAAASTFLNIGPAFGLAGPLANYESFPASTKLVMTALMWIGRIEIMPVLVLLTPTFWRS, from the coding sequence ATGAGTCTGCGCGTCCGCTGGCGCGCGAGCCTGAAGCTCATCGGCGTCGTCCTCAAGTGGCTCTGGGTGCCGCTCACAGCGCCACTCCTCCTCGCGCTGTACGACGGGACACAAGTCGTGCCGTTCCTCGCGCCGATGGTCGTCACCGTAACCGTCGGCCTCGCGCTCGAACGAATTTCGTCGAACGCGGACGTGCACGTCCGCGAGGCGTTCCTCATGGTCGCGCTCACGTGGCTGAGCGTCGCGCTCGTCGGGTCGATCCCGTTCGCCTTGGCGCAGAACGGCGTGCTCGCGCATCCCGTGAACGCGCTGTTCGAGTCGATGAGCGGCGTTACCACGACGGGCGCGACCGTTATCGTGGACTTCGACGCGCACTCGCGCGCTATCTTCCTGTGGCGGTCGCTCCTCCAGTGGCTCGGCGGCCTCGGCGTGCTCGTGCTCGCGACCGCGGTGCTCTCCCGCGTCTCCGTCGGCGGCGCGCAGCTCATGGAGACCGAGACGCAGACGAAGGACGTCAAGCTCACCCCACAGATTTCCGACACCGCGCGACTGCTCTGGAGTATCTACATCACGCTCACGGCGCTCGCCGTCGTCGTCCTCTACAGTCTGAACGTCGCCGGCGTCGCGCCCGAGATGACGCTGTTCGACGCGGTCGCGCACGCCCTCACGTCCGTCTCGACGAGCGGGTTCTCGCCGCGCGCGAACAGCATCGCGGCGTTCTCCCCGGCGGTGCAGTGGGCGCTCGTGGTGTTCATGGTCGCAGGCGCGACCAGCTTCGTCCTCATCTACCACGCCGCCACCGGAGACACGAAGCGGGCGCGGAACAGCAGCGAGTTCCGGTTCTACATCGGAGCGCTCGCCGCGTTCTCACTCACCGCCATCGTCCTCCTCAGCCTCGACGCGGGACTCGAGCTCTCCGGTATGGCGACGATTCGTCACGCGGTCTTCCAGGTCGTCTCTATCGTGACGACGACCGGGTACGCGAGCACGGACTTCAACGTCTGGTCGTCGAGCGCGAAAGCCCTCCTGTTCGCGGGGATGTTCGTCGGCGGGATGGCGGGCAGTACGACGTGTTCGATCAAGGCCGTGCGGTGGCTGGTCGTCCTGAAGTCGCTCCGCCGCAACCTCTACACGTCAGCGCTCCCGGACGCCGTCCGCCCGGTACGATTGGGTGAAAGCGTCGTCGCGGAGGACACCATCCGAGACATCTACGCGTACGTTCTCCTGACCCTCGTGATCTTCGCGGCGGCGGCCGCGTTCGTCGCCGTCGACGCCGCTCGCGTCGCGCTTCCAGTGAGCGAGTTCGAGGCGATGGGCGCGGCGGCGTCCACCTTCCTGAACATCGGGCCGGCGTTCGGGCTCGCGGGCCCGCTCGCGAACTACGAGTCCTTCCCGGCGTCGACGAAGCTCGTGATGACGGCGCTGATGTGGATCGGCCGCATCGAAATCATGCCCGTGCTCGTGCTGTTGACGCCGACGTTCTGGCGATCCTGA